The following proteins are co-located in the Phycisphaerae bacterium genome:
- a CDS encoding PilT/PilU family type 4a pilus ATPase, protein MLIDSLLRHGRKHNASDIHIIAGMPPIFRVDGEIVLAKGDMMNAEAVRSLVYECLNDDQKRTLEQTWQLCFSRMFGETDRSRITVYYRNGCPELSIRLSEPHIASREELGLPALVDDLARKPNGLIILTGPTGVGKTTTFHYLIDRINQEFRCKIVTIEDPVEFTHTAKRAIVIQQEVLTDTKSFSTALVHVLRQDPDVIAVGEMRDQETIYTALMAAETGHLVIATLHTPDAVQSVQRIVSVFPSGQQDEIRYMLANTIQAVISQQLLPRAQGGRRVLCCEVLVGTNGVRHNIRENTIHKMYSDLQAGRKFGMITMDHALLDLYQRGDITYDSAVSMARDPTTIQKRTA, encoded by the coding sequence ATGCTCATCGATTCCTTGCTTCGTCACGGCCGGAAGCACAACGCGAGCGACATCCACATCATTGCTGGAATGCCACCCATCTTCCGCGTGGACGGCGAAATCGTGCTGGCCAAGGGCGACATGATGAACGCCGAGGCGGTTCGCTCTTTGGTCTATGAGTGCCTGAATGACGATCAAAAACGAACGCTGGAGCAGACATGGCAGCTTTGCTTTTCCAGGATGTTCGGCGAGACCGATCGGTCGCGCATTACGGTTTATTACCGTAACGGATGCCCGGAATTATCCATTCGCTTAAGCGAGCCGCACATCGCTTCACGCGAGGAACTGGGCCTACCAGCCCTCGTTGACGATCTGGCCCGCAAGCCCAATGGCCTCATCATCCTGACGGGGCCGACCGGCGTGGGGAAGACGACGACCTTTCATTATCTCATTGACCGCATTAACCAGGAATTCCGGTGCAAGATCGTCACCATCGAAGACCCCGTGGAGTTCACGCATACCGCCAAGCGGGCGATTGTGATTCAGCAGGAAGTGTTGACGGATACCAAGAGTTTCTCTACGGCGCTGGTACACGTATTGCGGCAAGACCCGGACGTCATCGCCGTCGGGGAGATGCGCGATCAGGAGACGATCTACACGGCGCTGATGGCCGCCGAGACCGGACACCTGGTTATCGCGACGCTGCATACACCGGATGCGGTGCAATCCGTACAGCGCATCGTGTCAGTGTTTCCGTCCGGCCAGCAGGATGAAATCCGCTACATGCTCGCGAACACAATACAGGCGGTCATTTCTCAACAGCTATTGCCGCGTGCCCAGGGAGGCCGGCGGGTGCTGTGTTGCGAAGTTCTCGTAGGAACAAACGGCGTCCGGCACAACATTCGTGAAAATACGATTCACAAGATGTATAGCGACCTGCAGGCGGGCCGCAAATTCGGGATGATCACGATGGATCACGCGTTACTTGATCTCTACCAGCGCGGAGACATTACTTACGACTCGGCAGTGTCCATGGCCCGCGACCCGACGACGATTCAGAAGCGAACCGCATGA